A region of Pseudorasbora parva isolate DD20220531a chromosome 14, ASM2467924v1, whole genome shotgun sequence DNA encodes the following proteins:
- the rxfp3.2b gene encoding relaxin family peptide receptor 3.2b: MERNNTTQTLELGECEHSLDTSAVLDNCTDAVSGNLSLRCWLQLLTKETSSTLGDGSSLAVRVMIALIYSVVCALGLVGNSLALYLLHSRYRQKQSSINCFVMGLALTDLQFVLTLPFWAVDTALDFRWPFGKVMCKIISSVTTMNMYASVFFLTAMSVARYYSIASSLKMHSRRAAAAAAKWISLGIWVVSLIATLPHSIYSTIAQVATDEELCLVRFPETGSWDPQLLLGLYQLQKVLLGFLIPLVVITVCYLLLLRIVQSRKISGVAGSESEQGRHKRRSKVTKSVVIVVLSFFLCWLPNQALTLWGVLIKFDLVPFSKAFYNAQAYAFPLTVCLAHTNSCLNPVLYCLIRQEFRAGLKELLLRATPSYRSLARLLPRKSKVAEAPPVLVLVQMDV, encoded by the coding sequence ATGGAGAGGAATAACACCACACAAACTCTGGAGCTGGGGGAATGTGAGCACTCACTGGACACCAGCGCGGTTTTGGACAACTGCACGGATGCTGTCAGCGGGAACCTGTCTTTACGCTGCTGGTTGCAGTTGTTGACGAAGGAGACTAGTTCAACGCTAGGTGATGGGTCTAGTTTGGCTGTGCGTGTGATGATCGCCCTCATTTATTCAGTGGTGTGTGCTCTAGGACTTGTAGGCAACTCTCTGGCACTCTACCTGCTACACTCACGCTACCGTCAGAAGCAGTCTTCCATCAACTGCTTTGTGATGGGTTTGGCTCTAACTGACCTGCAGTTTGTCCTAACCCTACCGTTCTGGGCCGTAGACACGGCGTTGGACTTCCGTTGGCCCTTCGGCAAAGTTATGTGCAAAATCATCAGCTCCGTTACCACTATGAACATGTACGCCAGCGTATTTTTCCTGACCGCCATGAGCGTGGCCAGGTACTACTCCATCGCGTCCTCGCTGAAGATGCACAGCCGCAGAGCGGCAGCGGCAGCGGCCAAATGGATCAGCTTGGGCATTTGGGTCGTATCCCTAATAGCTACGCTCCCCCATTCCATTTATTCCACGATAGCCCAGGTTGCGACGGATGAGGAGCTGTGTTTGGTGCGCTTCCCCGAAACGGGAAGCTGGGACCCGCAGTTGTTGCTAGGACTGTACCAGTTGCAAAAAGTCCTGCTTGGTTTCCTGATCCCACTGGTGGTGATCACCGTATGCTATCTCCTACTTCTAAGAATCGTGCAAAGTCGCAAAATTAGCGGCGTGGCTGGATCCGAAAGCGAGCAGGGCCGCCACAAGCGGCGCTCAAAGGTCACTAAGTCTGTAGTGATCGTCGTCCTATCGTTCTTCTTGTGTTGGCTGCCCAACCAGGCCCTGACTCTGTGGGGCGTCCTCATTAAGTTTGACCTGGTGCCCTTCAGCAAGGCCTTCTACAACGCCCAGGCATACGCTTTCCCGCTGACTGTCTGCTTAGCCCATACAAACAGCTGCCTCAACCCGGTGCTCTATTGTCTGATCCGCCAAGAATTCCGTGCCGGACTCAAAGAGCTGCTCCTCAGGGCCACACCGTCCTACCGAAGCCTGGCTCGGCTGCTCCCACGCAAATCAAAGGTGGCCGAAGCGCCTCCTGTGCTGGTTCTCGTGCAGATGGATGTTTGA